From Mytilus edulis chromosome 9, xbMytEdul2.2, whole genome shotgun sequence, the proteins below share one genomic window:
- the LOC139489173 gene encoding neuromedin-K receptor-like encodes MAFSDYDSFKQHFNLTEKDIENIYQNLKNKTNIAPASSDIVVVLAILYGLISLLAVIGNGLVILVVLTTNNMQTLTNIFIANLACSDVALGIFVIPFQFQTAILQRWVVAEFMCNVAPFVKNLSVNVSVLSLTLIAIDRYMAVLHPLHAGFRKTVAIVVLLTIWLVSILSAVPYALFYTIERMFKLKDLPERKMCVVKWPSDNFRILNGAYLILLQYVVPLSIITFSYIRITCRIWGNTLPGNETCLPRGRARNNNRKKVVKMLIIVVCLFAFCWLPVQIYNLLLVIYKNDVNKFEYINIIWLCSNWLAMSNACYNPFIYGLLNEKFKKEFKNLLTTCCCKQYRKNSIGQRSCYTEMAIRGNSSRSLRTFSKP; translated from the exons ATGGCCTTTTCCGACTATGACAGTTTTAAGCAACATTTCAATTTAACTGAAAaggatattgaaaatatataccaaaacttaaagaacaaaacaaatatagcaCCTGCATCTTCGGATATTGTGGTTGTTTTGGCAATTCTGTATGGACTTATTTCACTTCTTGCTGTGATTGGGAATGGCTTAGTGATATTAGTGGTACTAACAACAAATAATATGCAAACTTTAACTAACATATTCATTGCCAATTTGGCATGTTCAGATGTTGCCTTAGGAATATTTGTTATACCATTTCAGTTTCAAACAGCAATTTTGCAGCGTTGGGTTGTAGCTGAATTTATGTGTAATGTGGCTCcgtttgttaaaaatttatccgTGAATGTCAGTGTTTTATCTTTAACTTTGATCGCCATTGATAGGTATATGGCTGTCTTACATCCACTTCATGCCGGCTTTCGAAAAACCGTGGCAATTGTTGTGTTATTAACAATATGGCTTGTTAGTATACTATCAGCCGTACCATATGCGTTATTTTATACAATTGAAAGAATGTTTAAATTAAAGGACTTACCGGAGAGGAAAATGTGCGTAGTAAAATGGCCATCAGACAATTTCCGTATATTGAACGGTGCATACTTGATTCTACTTCAATATGTTGTCCCTTTAAGTATAATAACATTCTCATATATACGTATTACGTGTCGTATATGGGGAAATACACTGCCAGGGAACGAAACGTGCTTACCAAGAGGCAGAGCAAGGAACAACAACCGGAAAAAG GTCGTGAAAATGCTTATTATAGTGGTATGTTTATTTGCGTTTTGTTGGCTACCTGTTCAGATCTACAATTTGCTGTTAGTTATATACAAGAACGATGTAAACAA atttGAATACATCAATATCATTTGGTTGTGCTCTAATTGGCTAGCGATGAGCAATGCTTGTTATAATCCATTCATTTACGGATTACTAAAC GAGAAGTTTAAAAAGGAATTCAAGAATTTGTTGACAACCTGTTGTTGTAAGCAGTATCGAAAGAATTCAATTGGACAACGAAGTTGTTACACAGAAATGGCAATTCGAGGAAATAGTTCAAGAAGTCTTCGAACGTTTTCGAAGCCTTAG